caagccTTGAACTCAAATTCAACTCCaatgctgaaaaaaaacaaaaaacaaaacccaacaacaCGGACAGCAAAACTATTTTTAAGTGATTACATcaacaaaaaaggaagaaaagctaACACAATACTGCTTAAGAAACACTTTTCTGATTCTCAACAAGCTCCTGCTGTCTCTGATGACAACAGGAACTGAAATCATGTTACCTAAAATTAATCTGTCAAGGTAATGCAGCTCGCatgcaaaaataatataatCCCAAGAAAGTCTGTATGACAGGCAAACAATGATCTCGAAAGAAGCTAAGgagaaagtttattttaaaatatgcagaagaaagagaaaaatcaccaaactgctcacctTATGTAGTTCTATCGACTCAATCCACTGGAGTCTGTGCTCGGGATCTTCGGCTCTGAGGTACCAAACGCTGTCGTTCACGCTGACATCAAAACGACACTCGTCAAACTCATGAGGCTGTGCAGAGAGAAGGCAGAGCGCATGGGTAGTTATTAGAGTGCATGagtcagaaaataaaataaccagAAATTTGAATATCAAAATACAAATTTCAATAACATTTTCCCTTAATGAATAACATTTCTAAGGAAAGAGCAAAATCCCACTTTAGCACCTCTCTGTCTGTGGCAAAGGATTACTAACAATGACACATTCCAGACACATATGGACTTAATCAGCCACAGAAATGCATATGCCATGGAATAAAGACGGATTTTAATTAGAAGATGATGTCTTGAGCCTGCTGTCGTAGCCCTTAACAACCGTAGTGGAGCAGCGCTACAtaaaacagattattccagCACACTGTCACCTGACCCAAGGTCATCATAAGATTTCCGTCAATTTCTCAACCAAGTCTTTCAACTATTGCACTTCCACATTCTACAACACACCCCACCCAGCTCCAGCTACTAACCGCCTCAGGCACCAAAACATGTGCAACAAAGAATTCTCTCCTTTCCTCTGAAACTGGAATTTGCTTACAGCTGAGAAGAGATCTGCAACAAGTAAGACACAGTGGGGTTCAATCTCTGTCCGTCCCCACCCCCATTTTCCCTATTCAGCAGTGTTCagaatacagctgctctgtcagctgacaAAATTGTATGCTGCCAAAGTTTAATTAGATTTGCTGAATGTTGCTCATGTGCTGGCTTATTTGCAGCCACTGACAACAGCAACACACAACTCTGGACATCTATTGTCAGCCTGCAAAACTTTATGTAACATTGTAGTAATGCTTTAACGCTGGTATTGCATTTCACAGCTTGTATATTTAGAATGGGCACAAGCATGGGGTGGATTTTTATGACCCTTAAATGCTTTTTACTGAAGTTCCTAACAAAATCAGCGCTGCCGTATTCCCTTACCAGAAACAGTCGGATATGAAAAAAGTGCTCCTGTTTTAAATTTTCACTATAAAGGTGTGTGCAACTTTGTGCCCATCCAGCCATGATTATAGCTTTGACAAATCCAGTTTATCTTGCACTGCTGCATCAGGCACAGACCATAAACCTTCTCTTTACAATGAAGTTTATAACGCTTTCCCTATGACTGGAACGTTCTCTTCCCCTTTGCGTAAGCACAGCTATATCTACACggcattagctttttttttgtttttcaaacgtGTACATTTCTTCACGAAAAGTCTTATCAGTCCACTGATAAGACTTAGTCATTGTCAGATCCTAACTTTTCCTTCTTGTGACATTTTACAACGCATCTGTGTGCATCAGattaatttaataatatttaatacaAGATATACAAATATTAAGTATTACTTATACTAGATTAACTCTTAAAACTGATAAATGGTGGGAAAATGCAATGACATGTACAATCAATGGGAGCTTCTGGTGTCGGTCTTTACTTACAAGTTGTGTATCAGTGTGTAGCTGTTACATGGGAGCTAAGAAGCAAAGATTTGTTTGTGCATTCCTGAGTCCTTAGACCCCGctttagtggaaaaaaaaaaaaatagaggcaGGGAAAAGTTTGGGTCATGTTGCTCCAATTACTTGTGAGCATGTGTAATAAAACTGTGTACATTCTTGGTTTGGCTACTATAGCGCAATTACAAAACAACCGTGCTCCATTCAGGTCTGCACAAGCATAGGAACTGATATTATGTTCACACCAACAAGCAGCAGGACCTCACTGTGACCTTCTTAAGTTGTACTTTTAAAAATCGTGTAATCCTATTGAACACAGCTGCGCAAATTACAGTAAAACCAATTGTTTGGCTTCTGTACTTGTAtgatcagagagagagagagcagtgaaTATTTAACCAGGGTGGTAGGTCTCAGTTTATCTGACTAACAGGAGGCCAGAATAGGAAGAATGTAGGTCCAACCTCTACAGTGTGTGGTCAAAGCTTACATCTGAAACCCTGGGCAAACGCTAATTTATAGTAGATAACAAGGGCCACGAACAATTGATAGCGCTATGATCACTGAAGCAATGTTCCCTTGGTATGCTCAAATATCTATCTGTAATCTCAACACAGCCTCAATATAAGTTAATGTTCACCTTTCTGTCTTAGAGGAACATGGAGAGCGTGTGCTAAGAATAAGAAGAGATCAAAACAGGGAGACCTACTAGAGAAACAACTATCCTCTTATGAGCCCTCACTTACTGAAATGCTGAACAGGTGCTAAGCTCGCTGTGATGTTGGCCAGTTTAAATACTTACTGTGATGACTGCCTTGCTGAGGCACAAAGAGCCCCTGCAGCCGTACTCCCGTTCATCCTCCGACTTGTAGTAACTCAAAGTATTGTTTTTCAACACAACCCATCGGTCCTGCCACCCGTGTATGTAATTTGTCCACTGTAAACACACAAGACGTGAAGTACACAGTTACAAAGCTGCAACACGCGCTCAGCAGGTGATCTAGTGCAGCAACACTTGCACACCGATTAAATTAAAGTTACCTTGCTTAGGACGCCTCCAAGCTCCAGGGGCTGCCCGGATTCCGGGTCCACATCCTCATCCGAACTGGACGATGAACTCTTCTCGGACATTTAACTCCAAGTTTACAAGAAAAGTTGAATCTGATCGTATCAGTGCAACCACGTAGCTCGACGCTAGTTGCTGGATTCGTTGAGTTAAAATACGGTTGCAGAAACGTTCTTCAACTTAAGGTCTGCAAAATAACGTTAATTGGCCATTAATGGAGAGTACAAAACAGCGTCTAGGTGGCGTAATATACCTTAGGTCACTGACAGACTTCAACCGAGTTAGCTTGTCTGGCCACCACCTACTCTGGAGGTGACAGCTGGATCTGATTTTCTCCGTTTTGCGTGCTTTGTTTTGAAACTGACGTCGTATACCACTGAGACTAGCTAACTAAGTTAGCGGTGGCTATCAAATGACGCAACTAGCTAGTATTACATTAACTAACAACTTGTGGTTGCGCTCGTTAGCTATCTTAGCTGCTGTCCATAAGCTCCTGCTCGACATGGAGGCCTTCGGGGAAACCACTACACATCAACTTCCATCTGAAAATCGACGAGCAGCGGACTGAGTCTCTGCTGTGGTTCCGCAGTTCAGTTAGCAGCAGTGGAGGACTTTCGGGTCGAGGGGGGAGGAGCCGCAGCCACGCTTTACTGTGTACGACCGCCGGTCACCCCCAGACCGGAAGTtatatgtgtttgaataaaattaaaagctggatattttttttaaatcaaaagttTCAAACATTGTATCACAAATAAATAGGTATTATAAGTATTTCAAACGGGTTTATAAGATTTACTGTTAACGTGTGTGCTTGCTTCAAGTTATCTCACTAGAACTTGTTAGTGATATAATTAGTATATAATCTAAGATAAGAAGAaagaataaataagaaaaactattaataaaGTTGCCAAAATGGGAAATGACATTTCTCTAGTTAAAAGTAGTTACGTGTTAAGCATTTTTAACACCAAAATCAATCAGCTGATCCAGGCTTTGATCATCAAGGCTCTGCCCAATAGGGTGATCTGTAGTGGGACGATAGATCAgatcaaaaatatgaaaaatagaaataacaaaaaatagaaCAGTAGATATTGTCCACTGTTGGGTGTATAGAACAAAAATCTGTAATAATGGATAAATGTCTGGTTAACTCTAATAAATAGGTTGCATTATTCTTTActtgtattatatatatatatatatatatatatatatatatatatatatatatatatatatatatatatatatatagttgctGCATAGTCTCCAATGACTACAACTGTATGTATAAAACAATGTTGTATATAGCCTAACTTTTTGTGTAGACAAACATGATTCTTCTACCTCACATACAAGCCACAGGAGGAGATTTTTTGTTACCCACAGCAAGAATCAGTCCAGTTAATCAAAAGAAGCGGTTTACATTTAACACAAGAAACCAGTAaaactggaataaaaaaaatctatttggcATGACTTCTGATCACAGGTAGGAATAGTTAACACGAATATGTTTTGTGTGAGTGCTATAGCACTCATGTTTCATGTAAATGTGACGCCATATAAATATTTACCTTGATATTCGTGTTGTGAGGATCTGTTTCGTTGTTTGCAACGAAACTACATTTCATCAATTAATGTCTTAATTTACTTGACCAGCAGATCCATTTTTAATTCCTCGTGTGAAATATGCCAAAGGGTTTCACAACATATTTGTTGGCAATCAGAAGTATCCAGTGTACTTTAAACGGACCGATAACAATCTAAGGTTAACTCATATCAGCAGAAACACTGCACAATCCCAAGTCATAAACTGTAAAAGCAAACTTTGAAGGGAAGGTACAATCCTGAAATGACGCTCTTGGTTTTTTAGTTCCGCCCATTTGGCTGATGACGTATGGACGCGGAAGTGCCGCCAAAAAAACCGCCGCCGTAGCTGTTTTCAACACTTGTAGAGACATGTTTGTCAGAAAGCTCAGTGACTTAATTTACAGTCACCGTGGCTCTTATTTGTCATTGAGAAACTCGGATCTGATCCAGCCCGGAAAGCCGCACATATGTGGGGATGCACAGCTCAGTTCTTCAGAAAACAGCCCAGTTCGTTATAACCTGAAGTGTACCTGCACTAAGTAAGTCATTAGGATGGAGAATGGGGTGGCATCCACCAAAGAAGAGGGCTTCCTCTCCAGAATGGCTCTCAATGACAACAAAGCTGGTATGGAAGGTCTTGACAGAGACAAGATAAATAAGATCATCATGGAAACCTCCAAGGTAAGTGCTCACAAATCAAAGACACGCGCATGACACACCTGAGGTCACATACCCGATAGTCATCTACACAACTGTCTCCGAGAGGATGCAAATAACCGAATGATTAGTTTTTAGAACACAAGCATGGATAATTTGTTGACGTGCCGCTCTGTatgtctttatgttttgctaggatggatggaaaataaGGGCAGCAATATATTGAAACACGCACAAAAAATACATAGAAGTACTACATATAAGGCAATTCTAACAAGCATGAAATGTTTGACACCTTTATTCTCCAACaaagcctgaactctcttagctaagctttcttgtcatttctttaagcagtcttcaggaatagttctccaggcttcctggaagacatttaaagctcttctatGGATGTTGGCTCCTTTTAGATGATGCCACACTGTTCCATGCTCTCCATGACCGATAGTGTTGCATTGTGTGCTTTTTGTACCCAAGTTTTTACTGCACCGGCAGTGTGTTTGGACACAAGCCTTAATTCAGATGgtgtgaaaaatgaagttgTTGCTAATCACACGCTTTCCAGATGTTATTGTACGGTGAATTCAAATCCGAtgatacttttctgtgttcataatttaaTCAGTTTTAACAAGAAACCACGACAAAGCCTCCACCGTGCTCCACAGATGGCTGCACACATCCACTATTTAACCTTTCTCTTGACCACCTGCATACATACTGATGACAATTTgaacaaaaaatttaaaatgtggaTTCAGCACTCCACAAGacctgttgctgctgcttttcagtccacttcttgtgtaatttgacaCACATGAGCCTTTTCTTCTAGTTtgccttccttaagaatggcttctcgACAGGCACCCTTCAACTGACATTATTTCtgatgatgcattttttttgtagaatTCTTATATCACCATATAAGTGTCATAATTCATTCCTTACAGTAATATGAATAGCTTTTGTGTAATGGTGttctaaaatgttattttgaaaTATGTAGATGAGGCATTACATTGTTAAGTATGTTTCAGTTTGCAGTATTATAAAAGCTTACACGTGTATGTGGACAGTTTCTCACTGCTATAGTCATTGTAGACTTTGTGGGAGCAAAATCTAAAaattgactctttttttttttttcccccggtTTACTTGGATGTATCTAGCTTTAACCAATAAAAGGCACAAATGACACTGTGGACAATATGAACCTCCATCCACTTTTGTAGATTGTATCCTGTTCCCCTTTGCGTCCACTATCCTCTGTGTAATGACATCCAGTCCTAAAAATAAATGAGCTACAGTAGCTTTTTATTAAAGCTGTAAAACAGAGTTGTTATAACTCCCCATTGTCCTTGTCCTTCCTGGGCAGGGATCTAAGTTTTACGAGAATGAGCTGAAGAGAGATCAGCAGGTGAACCAGCGCATTACGAAAATGATGCTACAGAAGGCACGGATCACAGAGCAGCAGTTAAAAAAAGCACAAGCTCAGGTAAGATGTAAGGGATTCACATGGCCAAAGCTCACTTCTTTTTCCAGAGGTGACCCGaaaatcacacagacacaactCAGGTGAGCTTCAAGCAACtggcttcttttcattttattctcTCTGTGTAGGTGGAAAAGGTTTCCACAGCGCTGGAGAAGAGTCGTGATCTAAGCCGTGTGATTGTACATGTGGACATGGATGCTTTCTACGCTGCTGTTGAAATGAGAGACTGTCCTGAACTGAAGGACAAGCCCATGGCCGTAGGATCCATGAGCATGCTGGTGGGTTAAAAACATTGCTATTGTGGCTAATGGACACGCCACAGATACTGACTATGAATTATGTCTGAACTCTGAAACAAGATATTAAAGGTTTATTTCAAATATAAaccacactgcactgaaataTAGTATACACATGCTCTCACTACTTTACAAACTACACGGAGATTAAGTATTGAAATCATGGCCATTTAAGATCCAGAACAGCCACTCTCTCTGTTTCATTCATATCGCCTCTTTTCCTTTCACAGTCGACCTCTAACTATCACGCCAGGAAATATGGGGTTCGAGCTGCCATGCCTGGCTTCATTGCAAAGAAACTCTGCCCCAGTTTAGTCATTGTTCCACTTAACTTTGATAAGTACAGAGCTGTGAGCAATGAGGTAAGCGCAATacctaaaaacacacatgcaaacaaattCTTTCAGTGGCTTGTTGCTCAACAGGTGCCCATCTGTCTGTGCTTCTGTTAGATCCGGGAGATCTTTGCAGACTATGACCCGAACTTTCAGCCAATGAGCCTGGATGAAGCTTATCTAGATTTCACAGACCACCTGGAGCAGAGGCAGCACTGGCCAGAGTCCACACGTACACATCACTTCCGTGTCAGAGACATGACCACAGGTagggatttgtttttctttaatatatacacacaaacacattgatATTAAGTTTTATATATATCAGGAATCCATTTAATTgttgtgtgatttatttattttttcttgtaaagATGAGAAAAAAGCTGAGCCTTCCCAGGAAGCTGTGACAGAGGTGAGAGAGCTCTCCCCAGTACTGTTTGAGGACAGCCCAGGCTCCTCTCCCAGCCCAGTGGGCCCTGAAGGTGTGCATGCTCCTGCAGGTGATTTCGAGGTGTTTGGGACATCTGTTGAAGAGGCTGTGCGAGAGATGCGCTTCCGCATTGAGCAGAAGACGATGCTGACTGCCAGTGCAGGTGAGCAAGAAACCAGtctgcttttaatttaaaacacGCTCATTTTAACTGCATAACAGGGATATACAGTAATAAATCTCAGATCCTGAGCTCTAAGCAGTCACTGAACATCGCTGATCCCTGTGCCATTGTTGAAGCTGCTGTCATTACgaatatctatttatttattgctctATTTATGATAGTTTACAACATATTTTGATActacatttttattacttttgtttGACTGTACACCAAGTTCATCAGTTCATTCTAATCTAATGCAACCCTGACAAGTCTAGTATGCATATTTTGGGAATTATTGTGCATGCTTTACCAGctgtttgggggaaaaaatagcCAATGATATTTTCCAATCTTCCAGGAATTGCGCCAAACATGATGCTGGCTAAGGTGTgcagtgacaaaaacaaacccaatgGACAATACAGACTCCCATCCACCAGAGAGGCAGTGATGGACTTCATCCAGAACCTTCCAGTTCGCAAAGTACAGTACCCATTGCTCAAATTAAAGCACTAGCAGAGCTGTGTGCTTGTAGTATATTGCTTGACAATGTAAgatttttagtatttttctttttctttaactgcAAAAGTGCAAATAACGTTTGAGTTTGGACTCGCTTGTTTGGGCTCTTACATGTGTAATCCTGCTCTGTGAAAAAGCATTGGATGTGTTAAATAACCATCTGAAATAAGGTTTGTTAGCTTGATGCTAGAAgagtggctttttaaaaaaaaacaaaattgatttGTGATCTCAAACAAGAAACACAATTGCTacaattttttcctttttatcttGTGTTTGGACTTTCTCCGGTGATTTAGTTATTGCTTTCTCCAGTTTATTTGTAGCATGTTTAAAGCTACTTTCagttgctcccttattcacaacgGGTCTCCGCAGCGGGTATCTCTgaatatttagtttttactcCAGAAATCCACGTGTCTCACGTTCAAAGGATCTGTGTCTCCTCCCAGAATCGAACCAGggatcttttgcttgttagctgaatgtgtttgtttttttcctcctaattgtcttcattgatttttttaaataaatgttaattgTGAAGTTCTGAGTAGAATGCAGTATAAAGGTTTACAGACATGTTGTGGAGTCACTGTGAAACATGGCTGAAAGgctaaaaacatgtttatgtgcTTTTCTAGGTTTGTGGCATAGGAAAGGTGAGTGAGAAGATGCTGAACGCTTTGGGTATAAGTACCTGCTCCCATCTTGGCCAGCAGATGGCGTTGCTGTCATTGCTGTTCTCGGAGACAGCCTGGCATCATTTCCTGGAGGTTTCTCTGGGACTGGGCTCCACATATATACCCAGGTACTGTCTGCTTGCTTCATAACACTCAAGTACAACTGATCTCCAGAAGAAGGAGATAAAACTGACTGTCTCTACTGTCACACAggcatgaagaaagaaaaagcatgaGCACAGAGAGGTTTAacaattttaattaatatttgatagtttaaaaaaatggtttcCTTCTTTCAGCTCTCTTCTAATTTCTCTGTCATACTATCAATATTTACAGGACCTTTAAAGAACTGAGTAAAGTTGAGGAGCAGTTGTCTTTGTGCAGGGAGCTCTGTGAAGATCTAGCAGAAGACATGAAGAAAGAAGGTCTGAAGGTATTGATCAGTGTTATTGTAACCTTTAAACCCATATCCGCTGTATAAGAAGATTTTCTTTAACATCTTTTCAGCTACCTTGCTTTCATACATCAACTTTTTTCAGACAAGAGGCAAGTTAAAGGAAAAGCTAAACCCCTGACCCCTTCATTACAGCTGTGTCATCCCCCTGTCATCTTCTTTCTAGATCGCAGTGCCTCCTTCCATAGGGCACGAGTGATCACTGAATGATTTGATGGCTTAAAAGTTGTGTAAAGTTGAACACCTACACATTGTGGACCGACATGTTAGACGCCGCTCTCTATCACCATCATCGAAATAgcaaaagagggaaagaaaaaacaatttcttttgAAAGTATGATGCTCTGTCGCTCCAATACATTTCCAGAAACAGGAAGAAGCTATTTTGGCAGCACATGGAGGCTCGACACCTTCCTAACACACAATTCTTATACTTGGCCTTCTTAGATTTActgtgtctccaaacagaatCTCGTACAGTTACTCTAACATGTTCATTCCCTTTTGAATCGATACAGTAAGGACTGGATGGCTTAGCACAACTATTACCCCCCCTACCTGGGTCCTGATGTGGCTTTGATAGCTGCAGGAAATGGAGGACCATTAAAGAGACCGAAGGGGGCTACTATCAGCTTTGAACATATCGCCATAAAAACTCACAAAATGGATTCTGACAAGTCAATCACTGATATGATTATACAGATTTCCATCTCTTTCCTGGTACTATTATTTACGTCTAATTAGAGTGCAGGCTGAAATGGCCGTGACTGTTTGCCTAATATGAATTTAAAggcgtatatatatatatatatttttgtcttcCTGGAAGGGTAAAACGGTAACACTGAAGCTCAAGAATGTGAACTTCGAGGTGAAAACCAGGGCAATGACGCTGCCGTGTGCTGTTGCCACAGTGGATGAGATCTTCGCTGTTGCTAAGGACCTCCTGAAAACGGAAATAGAAAATGAGAGTCCTCAGCCACTCAGACTGAGGCTCATGGGTAATTAGatataacaataaaactgacataTCAATTAATATAACTAGCTTGAAATGAACCTAAATGATGTGTGACAAGCTTCATGTGGAAATAATAACACAGCTGGCATTCGTTTAGAGGTTTTCTCcggatgatttgtttttgtgcttgtaGGTGTTCGAATTTCTGCCTTCGCTAGTTTGGATGATAAAAAGCCCTTGCAGAAGAGCATCGTCGGCTTTCTGCAGAGCGGCAAGGCAGACTGCTCTAGTTCTTCCCAAGGGATGCTTCAAAAACTGGGGAATGAGCATCTCTCCGATGCTTACTCCTTCCACACCTCGCCACTTATGTGCCCCCTAGTGGAACAGAAACACCAGAGACAAGAAGACCTTCCCTGGCGGAGTAAGCAGAGGCAGACAGAAGGAAGCCAGGCGACTGTGGGACTCCAGCAGTCTTTCTTTCAAAGGGCTCATGTTAGAAGACTGCAACTCGAGGCAGCTAATGCAGCCACAAAAAATGAGGGGAGCGGGGAAAACGCTCCAGTGATTGCTAACACAAGGACTCCGGCCACAGCAAGCGAAAACAACCATTTACCGCCCGATCTCTCAGAAAATCCCAGTCCTGTACAGGCGCATGCATCCACATCAGCCTGTGAAGAATCAGAAACCCTCACATGTCCCGTGTGCTTCAGAAAGGTGGAAACAACCGACCTGAATGTCTTCAACACGCATATAGACCAATGTCTCAGCAACGCctctcaaaaaacaaacaatggcaCAGAGTCAGACACAGAGTCAGAGTCGGGTCTAAAGAAGGACCGCGAAGAACGTGCAGCAGTGAACAAACTGAGGAGGCGGCACGAGGCTCAAGAGAAGAAGTCAAAAGTCAACCCTCAGAAAGGCCAGAGCAGCGTAAAAAAAGATTCTGTTCAAAAGGTTTCGTTGATTAAAGACGACAACAAAACTGCGACCTTGCAAGAGCCTCAGCCATCTAATAGCAAAGGGCCAGTCTTCGTCTGCCCAGTGTGTCAACTGACCCAGGAGACTCATGACCTCGCTGTCTTCAACCACCACGTTGACCTCTGCCTGAACCAGGAGGTCTTACATGAGCTGGGGAGACAGACATCATCCTCCATAAATCCATCTCCAGTTAAAAATAGCAAGAGCACAGGTAAGTGCGTGTATTAAACAAAGGGAaccttgttgtgtgtgtattctgaaaaaaatgtttttcattacgATGCATGCAGTCACTACATGCTTCGGCTACATGAAGGTACTAACAGCAACCCTCTCTTCTGACAGAAACTATTCTGTCCTGATGACAGGAGCGATGCTGTTAGCCGAGTCTATAAGCTGTATGACAGCGGAGTTAACAGAAGGAATGTGTATTTGGGAAGGGGTCGGTGGCCTATGACCTTGTTATTTACAGACAGTGACACTATGTGAGACGTTTGTATCGATTCAGACCAGGAAAAGACATCTCATTTCACCCCATGGGGCTCCCTTTGCCCCGGGCTTGGAAATTGCTAAATCACTTTCTCACCTATTCATTTCCTACAATGAACTGCACCCCGGTTTCCTCTTAAACAAGCCTGCCTCAGAAATTGCACTCTTTATATCCCTGGTGCTGCGATTGTGCACCTCCTCAATGGAAGTCATTTTTATGTCAGAGAAAAGACAGCGGGGGATACATTATTTTTTCTGTCCATGCCAATAAGTGTCCCTTTCTGTTTGTAGACGGAGGACATCTTCTGCTAAAGCAAGCAAGCAAAGGCAAAAGCAAAAGGTGAGACGGATTGTTTACAAATCGCTTCACTGAATGCTGACACGCGATCTCTTCTTGTTCCATTTAGTGTGACTGAAGTAGCATTGAAAttttatgtataaataaaagtattcatTGTTGTGTGTTCTTTTTATGATTTAGACGGGACACGCCTTCGTCTCCTCCGTCTAAAAAGGTTAAAAGCCTCGGTCCTTGCAACACCATCGACAAGTTCTTCAGGTGACAGTCATTCAGGGGCAAACTTCAGCCTAGTGCGGATGAACTGAGGAAGTAAAAACGCAGCTCTTCTATTCCCTCGGCTTCCCTGCGCGGTTTTTATTCATCCTGCGGTCACTGCGCACAAAGCTTGTTAAGTTTGCACATAGAAGATGCTCCTAAAACACCTGGCTTGT
This genomic stretch from Astatotilapia calliptera chromosome 12, fAstCal1.2, whole genome shotgun sequence harbors:
- the polk gene encoding DNA polymerase kappa yields the protein MENGVASTKEEGFLSRMALNDNKAGMEGLDRDKINKIIMETSKGSKFYENELKRDQQVNQRITKMMLQKARITEQQLKKAQAQVEKVSTALEKSRDLSRVIVHVDMDAFYAAVEMRDCPELKDKPMAVGSMSMLSTSNYHARKYGVRAAMPGFIAKKLCPSLVIVPLNFDKYRAVSNEIREIFADYDPNFQPMSLDEAYLDFTDHLEQRQHWPESTRTHHFRVRDMTTDEKKAEPSQEAVTEVRELSPVLFEDSPGSSPSPVGPEGVHAPAGDFEVFGTSVEEAVREMRFRIEQKTMLTASAGIAPNMMLAKVCSDKNKPNGQYRLPSTREAVMDFIQNLPVRKVCGIGKVSEKMLNALGISTCSHLGQQMALLSLLFSETAWHHFLEVSLGLGSTYIPRHEERKSMSTERTFKELSKVEEQLSLCRELCEDLAEDMKKEGLKGKTVTLKLKNVNFEVKTRAMTLPCAVATVDEIFAVAKDLLKTEIENESPQPLRLRLMGVRISAFASLDDKKPLQKSIVGFLQSGKADCSSSSQGMLQKLGNEHLSDAYSFHTSPLMCPLVEQKHQRQEDLPWRSKQRQTEGSQATVGLQQSFFQRAHVRRLQLEAANAATKNEGSGENAPVIANTRTPATASENNHLPPDLSENPSPVQAHASTSACEESETLTCPVCFRKVETTDLNVFNTHIDQCLSNASQKTNNGTESDTESESGLKKDREERAAVNKLRRRHEAQEKKSKVNPQKGQSSVKKDSVQKVSLIKDDNKTATLQEPQPSNSKGPVFVCPVCQLTQETHDLAVFNHHVDLCLNQEVLHELGRQTSSSINPSPVKNSKSTDGGHLLLKQASKGKSKRRDTPSSPPSKKVKSLGPCNTIDKFFR